Part of the Scyliorhinus torazame isolate Kashiwa2021f chromosome 8, sScyTor2.1, whole genome shotgun sequence genome, GAAAGTCGAACTGCAGGCTCAGTTCATTAATACTTAAGCCAAGCAGACCCACAATGCTCTGGAACGTAGAGCATGCCTTGTTAGCAGGTTTGGGAGGGACCAATAGACCGAAATTGGCAGCGGAATGCTCCATCATTGGGATCCTCCGTGCACCCACGCCCGCGAGTTTTCCCAActgtgtgggggtggccacaatgggaaatcccattggctggctgcgggaacggagaatccaggtgccagcagggggaggtgggggggggggggggggggctgctccagAAAacatggctggcagaccggagaattccgccctggatCTGTCAACCTTCTTGCACAATTCCAGCTAACCCTGCAAGCAGGGTTGGGACAAGAACCTAGGAAGCTTTTACCAGTTACTCTGTGCGGGAAAGCTGGGCAGTTTTAGCATACACTTAAAGCTTGGATATTGTCACTTTGTGCTTAAGCTATGTGTGTGGAGttaagatgcccccccccccccccaccttaagaTAGAGTTTGCCTTCTCCATAACAGAAAGAGAATTTCTGTTTATGTGAGCTTCTCAATAGCttggtttggagtttcttaaccaGGGCAATGGGGTTCTGTACATTTCAGGTACCAAGCTAACAAAATGGCTCAGACACACACCAGGTTCTGCCTCACCCATTgtggaaaataactttttttccatcAGATGTTGTGATAGGAAAAATGTTCCAACACAACGATTTCTTCCAATTGCTTTGTCATAGCATACATGAGTTATTTGAAAAATGTATTAACAGTAAATGTATGTCAAGAAATAACTGGAATTAACTCTCGAAATTATGTACACAGGCTTCCTAACAATCACTTGGGAAGTTTGTGTTGCTCCTCATCAAAGTAGTTCCACTATCAACGTCACATCCTACAGCTACCAAGTCCTGTGCTATGGAATTCTCTCCCTTAAACTCCACGTTCACTTCGCTCTTTTCCCAATCGCCGGTTTGGGATTGTATATGTGCATGTTGATACTGCATCGACCAAAGACAGTTAGGTCTCTCAATGTTGTCAAAACAGATGAACCACTCGGAAGCAGCAAGAATTATAAAAGTTCTATAAGGTTTTTGGTTTTGTCAGTTTTATTGTGGTGGATTATGACAATAATTAAAACAAGGCCTCTGAAATCAATTTTAGAATACTGCATTTCCACTAATATTTTAAACATATATATTTATATGCTTTTCGGTTAGGTCTTTTTCTGACGCTTTATATTCAAcctcactttctcccccccccccccatcttatgttCACATTAATTTAATAAATTACTcccgctggggtacagttccccagtGCCAGCAGATCAGCTATTTCTCAATGGCAATACTTTACGTGTGATCCTTTGCATCGGGTAATCGGCTATTTCAAGTCCTTGGAGGTCTCGAACATAAAATAAGTGGTTGCGGTGGTGTCGTTCATTCGATGGGGAAATTAGCAATAGCCAAGAGTGGAGTGCTTGAACCTGGCTGTCCTGTTAATGCTTCTCCATTCCAATAACTCGCATTTTGTATCCTGACCACCCCCAActattttttaaaacttttttaaaaataaatacacgTAAACTTTGCAAAATCTTCTCCACACTGAGCATAATTAACAGAGTGGAACTTAGTAAGGTATCACAGAGCGTAGTGGGCATAATCCAGTGGAGTTTCAAATCACACACTCTCCAAAACCGGCTAAGGATGAAGAAAAGCAGCAGAATGGGAAGATCGGGGGAAAAGGAGTAAAGCCAAAATGCAACAGTGTCAGTTTGCTCTTTTTGGTAGTCATTGAACAGATTATAAAGCCAGGGTGTCCTTGATCAACCTCCTCATGGTGGTACTGACAGAAGTCCCAAGTGAATCAGTGATCTGGTAACTGATTTTGTACAGGTAAGGCTGTACATCTCTCAGGCCCGTATCAAAGACATTGTCCACCTCTGACTGAGTTGGCATTTTGGGCAAGTACTCGTGCCGATTCATGACCTCTATGATGTTGATAATCTTCTCGCCTAGTTTCTCGCCCACCTTCTCACGGCAGATCTGCCTCTCCTGCTCGTTGGCCAGGTTCACCACATTGAGTTTGAAGGCCCACACCTCCCACGGGATACACTCATCCGAGAATGGCCAGCGAGACTTCTTCTTCTGGTAGAACTCCAGGGAGATCTGACCGCTCCCATCACTGCCAGAATTACGAAGGGCGTCCTTTAGTTAAAAAAGAAAAACGACATGAGAAAGACAAGACCACTGGTGAGATCTATTGATCTAGAATTACGACTCAATCCCAATTGTTAGCTTGGAGTCTTGCTGCACCATTGCCCTGACCTCAAGGTCGAGGGGAACTCTAAACCATGTGGACCACAAGGTTTAATTTAGGTTCTCATCAGGTTCTGATCTCATCCAGCATTTGGGGGGATACCACAATTTGATCAGGTAATCCTAGTGAGTGCGAAGTCAGTCAGAGATCCTGCTTGATATTAAAGCGATTCCTTGTGGTAAATCTATAAGTGTCAGTGTTAGGCTCGAACAGGATTGGACAACCTCTCTTTTTaggatcatagaatggttacagaacagaaggaggccgttcagcccagcaTGCCAGTATTGGGTCTGTGCAAGAATAACTCAGTTAGTCCCACTCtttcccctgtagccctgcaattcAGCGGCTGTAGATTTcttttttaacacaagaccctgctcccatgtccacatgtctgtccttggcctgctgcaatgttccagtgaaactcaacgcaaactggaggaacaacatctcatcttcctgttaggcacgctacagtcttccggtctcaacatcgaattcaacaacttcagatgattagctctaccccacctcgacccatttgcttTCATCccgtttcattttaactgtcttttaccatttctttctctcttgtctttctttatatatatttaaccctctcccccatcttatccacctttccttaccctttctccccttttcttcccctccccccacatctacatctgtcacagtttacccactgatgttagtttctctgctgtttgtcctttcacaccttttgttctccctggggactgccattagcactgttTCCcaatggtttctgtggctattagcacccccttTCTCTGGGTTtcagtggctatgactcatctttcattctcaatccacagtataaatatttcccactttctcggtctatttgctttgacaaagggtcatctggactcgaaacgttagctcttttctctccctacagatgctgccagatctcctgagattttccagcattttctctgtgcCTGTAGATTCTTACTGTCTGGGGTTACATAGGAAGAGTGACCACATGGGCAAGGTGAAATCAACACCAGTGAAATCAAACACCATTGAGTGAGAAGTGAGAAAACATTTTATTACAAGTATGGGGTGTTAAACCATCAACATACCACCTGAAGTGGTAAGACCATAGGacacaagagcagaattaggccactcggcccattgagtctgctccgccattcaatcatggctgatattttctcatccccattctcctgccttctccccataacccctgatccccttattaatcaagaacatatctacctctcttaaagacactcagtgatttggtctccacagccttctgcggcaaagagttccacagattcaccaccctctggctgaagaaattcctcctcatctctgttttaaaggatcgtccctttagtctgagatggtgtcctctgcttctagtttttctgtcaagtggaaacatcctctccatgtccactccatccaggcttcgcagtatccagtaagtttcaataagatccccccctcatccttctaaactccaacgagtacagacccagcgtcctgaactgttcctcatacgacaagttcttcattccagggaccattcttgcgaacctcctctggaccctttccaaggccttccTTAGGcacggggcccaaaacttctcacttctccaaatgggttctgaccagagctttatacagcctcagaagtacatccctggtcttgtattctagccctcttgacatgaatgctaacattgcatttgccttcttaactgccgactgaaactgctcattaacgttaagagaatcgtgaccaaggactcccaagtccctttgtgcttctgatttcctaagtatttccccatttagaaaatagtctatgcctaaattcctccttccaaagtgcaagcTTTTCCTCTCCATCGCCGATGAAGAAAGATTTTAATCTGAGCGGTCAGGAGCaaatagtgtgttcagttttggataCTGAacctcaggaaaaatataatgtttttgattaatctatgattaatctaggacaaaggttcggcacaacatcgtgggccgaagggcctgttctgtgctgtatttttctagggaaggctacaaaaacaaacagaggataacaaagagagagataaggaaagacgaggatcaaatttgaaggtaggctagccagtaacattaggaatgatagtaaaagtttctttaaatacattaaaaacaaacgggaggcaaaagttgacattgggccgctccaaaatgacgctggtaattttgtgatgggagacatggaaatagccgaggaactgaataagtactttgcgtcagtcttcacagtagaagacatgagtaatatcccaacaattccggagagtcaggggacagagttgaatatggtagccatcacaaaggagaaagtgctagagaaactaagaggtctaaaaattgacaaatctccgggcccagatgggctacatcctagagttctaaaggagatagctgaagaaatagtggaggcgttggtgatgatgtttcaacagtcaatggagtcagggaaagtaccagaggattggaaaatcgctgttgtaaccccactgttcaagaagggaacaaggaaaaagatggaaaattataggccaattagcctgacctcagttgttggcaagattctagaatccattgttaaggatgagatttctaaattcttggaagtgcagggtcggattaagacaagtcagcatggatttagtaaggggaggtcgtgcctgacaaacctgttagagttctttgaagagataacaaataggttagaccaaggagagccaatggatgttatctatcttgacttccaaaaggcctttgataaggtgcctcacgggagactgcggagtaaagtaagggcccatggtattcgaggcaaggtactaacatggattgacgattggctgtcaggcagaaggcagagaattgggataaaaggttctttttcggaatggcaaccggtgacgagtggtgtcccgcagggttcagtgttgggaccacagctgttctctttatatattaacgatctagataacgggactgagggcattctggctaagtttgccgatgatacgaagataggtggaggggcaggtagtatggaggaggtggggaggcttcagaaagatttagacagtttaggagagtggtccaagaaatggctgatgaaattcaacgtgggcaagtgtgaggtcttgcactttggaaaaaagaatagaggcgtggactattttctaaacggtgacaaaattcataatgctgaagtgcaaagggacttgggagtcctagtccaggattctctaaaggtaaacttgcaggttgagtctgtaattaagaaagcaaatgcaatgttgtcattcatcacaagaggcttggaatataaaagcagggacgtacttctgaagctttataaagcattagttaggccccatttagaatactgtgagcaattttgggccccacacctcaggaaggacatactggcactggagcgggtccagcgggtttcaggtcccaggaatggtaggcctaacatacgatgaacgtctgaggatcctgggattatattcattggagtttaggaggttgaggggagatctaatagaaacttacaagataatgaatggcttagatagggtggatgtagggaagttgtttccattagcaggggagactaggacccgggggcacagccttagaataaaagggagtcactttagaacagagatgaggagaaatttcttcagccagagagtggtgggtatgtggaattcattgccacagagggcggtggaggccgggacgttgagtgtctttaagactgaagttgataaattcttgatttctcgaggaaataagggctatggagagagagcgggtaaatggagttgaaatcagccatgattgaatggtggagtggactcgatgggccgaatggccttacttccactcctatgtcttatggtcttatgttctaaGGGGGCAAAGTGCAGCATAGATCCACAAGAATGCTAGCATAGCTCAATAGAATCAACGGCATGGagacagacccttcagcccaaactggtccatgccaaccagaaAGCCCAtcgaagctaaccccatttgcctgcatttggccctctAAACCTATAGAAATTTCTTTTACTTTTCCTAGGTTTACAAAATCATCTTTCTTTTATTTGTGTGACTGCTGCATATCATAATTTGATATATAATTTGATTAATACTAAGGTTTCACATCAGTCAGTGTTCATCATTTGGATAGATTTCACATTGATAATATAATGATAACTGCTATCATGATACTATTTCAATACATCTAAGCCAATAGTGTTTAATATATATAAATGAACATTGTTTGATTTGCCTATTGTCTAGATTATAACTGGAAAACTGCTACATGGAAGACAGTTGTTACCCCATCTCACTGgtatactggtttagcacagggttaaatcactggctttgaaagcaggccagcagcacggttcagttcccgtaccagcctccccgaacaggtgccggaatgtggtgactaggggcttttcacagtaacttcatttgaagcctacttgtgacaatgtgattttcatttcatttcttgatgGCATCGCCTACAGTCACTGCAAGCGAAAAGGCCACAGTCAACATGGATGTGTAGTTCACACACTTCATATCGGGTTGCGATTGGATTCAGAGGGCAGCTTGTTTCAGCTCCTCTTGAACTTGGGTGGTACAGTGGTGGCTGGCTATTGCatcattttttaaattcatttttcgcgggatgtgggcatcgctggccaggccagcatttattgcccatccctaatattgcccttgagaaagtggcagTTCCTGtggtcggggctggtttagcacagggctaaagagctggctttgaaagcagaccaaggcaggccagcagcacggttcaattcccgtaccagcctccccgaacaggcgccggaatgtggcgactaggggcttttcacagtaacttcatttgaagcctacttgtgacaataagcgattttcattttcatttcatgtaggtacaccctcagtgctgttagggagggagttccaggattttgacccagcagcaatgaaggaacagtgacacgtttcccaagtcgggatggtgagtgatttggtggGAAACATCAGGTGGTAATGcatctttgtccttctagatggtagtggccgtgggtttggtagACGCTGCTTAAAgagacttggtgagttcttgcagtgcatcttgtagatggtacacacggctgccactgtgttggTGGTgaaaggagtgccaatcaagcaggttgctttgttctggatggtgttgagcattttttaaaaaatatctggCGCCTGTAATTGGAGCTGCAATATCGAACTCCTGACTTGAGctgtgtagatggtgaacaggcttcggggagtcaggaagtgttagtcaccgcaggattcctagcttaCCGGCTCTGGTACCCACAAGCTAGACCAGTTCATGGACAGtggggagatggttaaattctcttgttgaagatggtcattacctggcacttgtgtgttgcAAAGATTACTGCAAAACATTTCctatactcttttttaaaaaaaatatatttattaaagttttttaacacaatttttctcccttacaaagcaataacccccccccaggtaacaaaaaaaaaacaagaaatcgcgcagagcaagatatatacatggcaaaatgatatatttacacagatttgtacactggccctcacccgtacgtgccagtttccccaacccttcatgttatctcttgctcatccaccctcccaggcagttccatctctccccccaaggttgctgctgctgctgaccgaccttcctctaacgctccgcgagatagtctaggaacggttgccaccgcctgtaaaacccctgcgcagaccctctcaaggcgaacttaatcctctccaactttatgaacccagccatatcatttatccaggcctccaggctgggggggcttcgcctccttccacattagcaagatccttcgccgggctactagggacgcaaaggccagaatgcctttcgcctcctgcactcccggttcgtccactactccaaatattgctagcccccagcttggcttgacccggactttcaccacctgagatattgctcccgccactcctctccagaacccctccagtgccgggcatgaccaaaacatatggacatggttcgccgggctccctgagcaccttccacatctgtcctctaccccaaagaacctactcaacctcgccaccgtcaagtgtgctctgtggaccaccttaaattgtatcaggctgagcctggcacacgaggaggaggaattaaccctacctagggcatcagcccacagaccttcctcgatctcctcccccagctacccttcaactcttctaccagcgcttccccctcttctttcaactcctggtgtatttccaacaccttgccctccccgacccacacacccgagatcaccctatcttgaacttcttgtgcttggagcaacgggaattccctcacctgtcgcctcacaaaagccctcacctgcatatatctaaaggcatctcccgggggtaactcgaacttctccagcgcccctaggctcgcaaacgtcccgtcgatgaacaggtcccccattcttccaatccccgcccgatgccagctctggaaccccccgaacATCTTCccagggacaaaccggtggttacccctgatcggggaccacaccgatgctcccattgcaccccggtgccgtctctactggccccagatccttagcgttgcggccaccaccgggcttgtggtatactttgtcggcgagagcggcagcggtgccgtcaccaacgcccccaggctcgctaCTTTACAGGACGCCATGAACATTTCCTATACTCAACACCCCAATCACACACGATCAAACTGCTTGGCACTCAGGACACCCGTCTAATCACCAGATACCCCATCATAACATAAATAGAGCACCAACAAGTAAAAGTGGTTGactgtttaacccccccccccccccccccaaaaaaaaaattcgCTTTAGCTGGTTTAGTGGCAAAATTCCTAAATGGGAGACAGGGAATTATGAGTCGAGTCCCACTTCAGAGACATTGGAGCTGAATGTCGGTTGATGCTTCGCTACAGTAATGGTGGGAGCACGGCATAGTCGGAGGTGCCATCTATCCGGGGGGAAACCcaacactcctcccccacccccgggatcACTGATGTCCATCTGAGAGGGCAGATTGTGGCCACTGTCTAAGGCCTGGTGGGCGGTGTGCGCGCTCCTCCGGGCTGGAGCCGGGGAGCTGACTGGGAGTCCCAGGCGGGGGTGCTGCCGGCTGCAGGCTGACACCGCGGCTGTTAGGCCCCTCGGCGAGTCGTTGTGAAAAGAATGCAGCCAGGGCCGGACAATGGAAGCCTTTGGATTTGAACAGAGGGCGAGTGGCACAGGCCGGTGCTCACATAGCCCCTTCTCCCCGCACTCCGGGGCGGCCTCAGGcttgggaaggggggaggggaaactcaCCTTAAACTCGCCGACAGATCGACGCAACGTGCGGTCCAGCTCGTCGGACGAGACCCGCACATATGTGCAGTCGACGAAATCGCAGTCGACGTCCTCGGTGCCCACAGTGCCGATGGAGTAGGTGCCTTCCTTCTTGTAGTGGAACTTGCCCGAGCTCCTGTGCAGAAGCACGGTGTGGAGCACGGCCAGCACCGTCTCCTCGATCTGCCGGGCCTCCACCGTCAGCTCCAGGGTCTGCGACCGGCAGTTCATCCTGGCAGCGGccggtgtcggggtgtgtgtcccaGCGCTGCCGAAGCCGCTGTCCCGAGGAGTGAGCCTGCTGGAACCTTGCAGCAACAATGTAACCATTTAACAATGAAATGGAACGCGGTCAGTTTCTGCTAGAGTGTAAACATTCCACTGGTGACATCAtcctgtgtgggtgggagtgggagggggagggcagggcgGCTCAGCCCCTTCCTTACAGCAGCCTGACTGGGACAACACACACCAGAGACGTTAATGCGCGAAATACTTTGGGGATTTTCTTCCACACCAATACCCTCCCTCCTCCAACACTCAATTTACCACCCTCCCACTTGCTGCCATCCTCACCtctgggagagggatggggggtggaggggggtcttGAGAAGGAAGTAGGTTGGAAATGAAATCGCTTGTGCACATAAATAAAAATTCAGAGGAGGGGGGGGTCTTCATAAACCGtgaaggggtggcacggtgacccTGTAGTTagcgccgctgcctcacagcgtcagggacccgggttcgattccgaccttgggcgactgcACATTCGCTCAGTGTCTGCGTTCGGTTtcctccggtttcatcccatagtccaaagatgtgcatgttacgtggattggccgtgctacattgccccttagtgtccaaaggattgggtggggttacagcgataggagGGCGGAGTGGTCCGaggtggggtgctttttcggagggccgGTTTAGAATCAGtggaccgaatggcttctttctgcactgtagggaatctatgattctataaaactaAAGAGCAAATGGGGAGAAACTGCTGCCCCATGACAGAAAGGTCAAaagccagaggacacagatttaacgtCTGAGGGAGCGTGTTCATTTTTTTTTGTGTTATGCAGCAAGTGGCTACGATCTGGAAGGAACTGCCTGAGgatgcggtggaggcagattcgattGTGGTTTTGCAATAGGGAGTTGGAGCATTGTCTGATGAGAGATAAACTGCTGGATAACAGGGGACAAGCAGGGTGACCTACTCACGGGAAAGAATATTGAGGACACTTTGctatggggctggtggaggttgggggcggggtgcTGGCCAGACCTTGTGAGTGGGGGGATGTGATGTGGGAGGGGTTGGTGAGTCGCGGAATGCCTACTGTGCAGAAGTatgccattcgtcccatcaagtataataataatcttaattagtgtcacaagtaggtttacattaacaccgcagtgaagttactgtgaaaagcccctagtcaccacacttccgccgctgttcgggtacactgagggagaattcagaatgtccaatttacctaacaagcacgtctttcgggacttgcgggaggaaaccggagcacccggaggaaacccaccatctgaaagagcaccctacccagacccacccccgcccgatccctgtaaccccataaccgcacccatcttttggacactaggggacaatttagcatggccaatccacctaacctgtacatctttggactgtgggaggaatacggagcacccgtaggaaacccacgcagacacggggagaacgtgcagactccgcacagacagtgacccaaggtgggaatcaaaccgggtccctgacgctgtgaggcagcagtgctaaccactgtgggagCAAAAGGGAAATCATTAGTACAGCATAATGTAGTTTGCATTCACAGATGCGTACTGTAATTACATGAGAATCACCTATTTGAAATATCGGGCGTTCGGATGCCCCAGCAGGAAACAATGCATGACATGGGACAAGCACCTCAAAAACAGAACCGTTCTGGAAAAGCTGGGATGGTTGGTCACCGTGGGGAATCGGTACAGGAGTGGGACTAACTGAACTATTGCAAACATTCTGTAATTCTCATTTTTACTTTTCAAAAAACATCAAATTCTGACTTTCACCATGATTAAAACACTAAAAGAAATCTATGTTTATATAAAGATTTTTAAAGAGATGGGGAAATAGTGTGAGATTCATGATCAAGAGGAATGAGACAAGTACGCACACTGGTTTCACCTCAACAACCATAACTTAGATTTATATAGCGTCTTTGAAATATGAAAATGCCCCAAGGCACTTCGCAGGAATATTAGAaagcaaaatatgacactgagtcaCAAAAGGAAATATTTCATAACATGGGTTTTTGGGGGGAGTAGAGATGAAGATGATTCTCAAAGCCACGATTAAAAAATGCAATAAGTCAataatttattcatagatgggtccTTTCTTATTGTATTTCTCTTACATACCAGTGAAACCACTCTATTTCTATCTCCAAAATAACTGTTCTCTGACCAAGACACAGCCAACAAGCCACTTCTTtctcctaaatttattttttcccTTCCAATCTAAATATGGGTAACCACTTTGTATCGTACGCTACTGACAACAATGATCATTTTCATTGACCAACTAGTTGCATTTAACTGATATCAGTGAATATCTTCTATACTTTAATTAAGTATGACCCATTGACCACACAACACACAGCACGATAACATAAAAAGTGTAGGAGCAAAATacattgtgctggattctccgcaccccgacgccgaaatcgcggccggcgtcggggcagagaatccattttggctcatgaaatcgggaccggtgccggttccccgattctctgggGAGAGTACGCCCTGCCTAGCagcacctacctgcggccattgctggaggcccaccccgccattctccacccccgaccggctgaagtcccgaCTGCGTGGATCTAATATTGgttctgccggtcgggatactagcgtggcggctgcggactcagtccgcggccgccctggccacggcgggccgatcggagggcaggaggGGTCTTATACGCGGCCGGGTAATGTTcgggcgggcggtcagggtcgggcaaGCGGCCGATCAAGGGGACTATTTTAAATGcccagctccacggtctgagtccgtcatggagcacgGCCGTGCGCGTGTGCGGCCTCCGacacggaagtgcggggggccgtatctgcagcaaaagctgctagatttactcTGGTTctttgctagccccctgcagggctaggaatatgtggccctatcACGTCAGTTTTTCACGTGAAAGTGTACAGTTTGTacgacggtgtggggacatag contains:
- the atg101 gene encoding autophagy-related protein 101, translating into MNCRSQTLELTVEARQIEETVLAVLHTVLLHRSSGKFHYKKEGTYSIGTVGTEDVDCDFVDCTYVRVSSDELDRTLRRSVGEFKDALRNSGSDGSGQISLEFYQKKKSRWPFSDECIPWEVWAFKLNVVNLANEQERQICREKVGEKLGEKIINIIEVMNRHEYLPKMPTQSEVDNVFDTGLRDVQPYLYKISYQITDSLGTSVSTTMRRLIKDTLAL